In a single window of the Procambarus clarkii isolate CNS0578487 chromosome 51, FALCON_Pclarkii_2.0, whole genome shotgun sequence genome:
- the LOC138351924 gene encoding uncharacterized protein: MSHVTVVEVNESLIKNFVEEAALRLGVEDLKTTTKHKQECIFCQRRFSRGNVTQDRLCQCTVSKTNPKSEDLYANFNELQQRVYGMTTDTPSTFPAERRDLPNIHTSRGLVRKCSIIDQNVGVTGAVFMVSDPGCQQQLDTSDDESDSSLTSSVSSLSESDSGLSNIIEVEGRPVSHHATTIAIGENKLHNRLLLHIPGATEDDKSSESREHGTEGVLREVSSLQTNEVKVTDDSTDTTMTLEWRVIPPSSPILQQPAHLELEGDRGSTPTSFSSAYTVTELENESTSEDSEAPRHNWLGQDSDEELQGNPRIPNRHNLEGALLSISEDNSLPWGDDNQHLSDTNESDSVGRITSARHIVLDITGNTIKSVLSRAEGASLGCKLREELYRLRHTSDSSSCGGDSIVYSYIPCRDQREKEDEELWVANEAADPEGSQIFHGVAPPLLLPPWGWGDSLGGGSGKPEPTKRGPVWAEQLRAPHVCVTAPSCVSSLMCTLAPSLAAPVPVGTETTQRKHYSTRQRVVEPQIITVVDEEPKYKQNWNKLNNGDTETQSENLQTSGTTNMPTKRFSFLIRSNSVKKESVTDPNSVPAVRQPVTPSDQAILDKLATLNIEAPDIVFKPRTRCSLFEPPCVRCGEPVYLQERTEPTLRLVYHSSCFKCHRCGVRLTLKTFFRSPLDSKDSRVFCKSHVPSLDPGRLDPGRLDPGRPDTSSGKSSPDGTRPDTHSDTCRISSNSSHTRKMSLQDKLDIVKCDTIGLRYF, translated from the coding sequence ATGTCGCATGTGACTGTGGTAGAGGTGAATGAATCTCTTATTAAGAACTTTGTTGAGGAGGCTGCCTTAAGATTAGGCGTCGAAGATCTGAAGACAACAACCAAGCATAAACAAGAATGCATATTTTGCCAGCGGAGATTCTCACGGGGTAACGTCACCCAAGACAGACTATGCCAGTGCACAGTGTCTAAGACGAACCCAAAGTCCGAAGATTTATATGCGAACTTCAATGAATTACAACAACGTGTCTATGGAATGACAACAGACACACCTTCAACCTTTCCGGCTGAAAGACGTGATCTGCCAAACATTCATACATCGAGGGGACTAGTTAGAAAATGTAGCATTATCGACCAGAATGTTGGGGTGACTGGGGCGGTGTTCATGGTGTCTGACCCTGGCTGCCAACAGCAGCTGGATACTTCCGACGATGAGTCAGATTCTTCACTCACCTCTTCTGTCTCGTCATTATCAGAATCTGATTCGGGCTTGAGCAACATAATTGAGGTAGAAGGGAGGCCTGTGTCTCACCATGCCACCACCATCGCTATCGGTGAGAACAAACTACACAACCGGCTCCTGCTACACATCCCTGGGGCGACTGAGGACGATAAGAGTAGTGAGTCTCGGGAGCATGGCACCGAGGGAGTCCTCCGGGAAGTTTCCTCATTACAGACTAACGAGGTAAAAGTCACTGATGACTCTACAGACACAACGATGACTCTTGAGTGGCGAGTCATTCCTCCCTCGTCACCCATACTCCAACAACCTGCGCACCTTGAGCTAGAGGGCGATCGAGGCTCCACACCTACTTCCTTCTCCAGCGCCTACACGGTGACGGAGCTGGAGAACGAGAGCACCAGCGAGGACTCTGAAGCTCCACGCCACAACTGGTTAGGCCAAGATTCAGACGAAGAGCTGCAAGGGAATCCAAGAATTCCAAACCGTCACAACCTTGAAGGTGCCTTGCTGTCCATCAGCGAAGATAATTCACTGCCCTGGGGAGACGACAATCAGCACTTGTCGGATACTAATGAGAGTGACTCTGTCGGCAGAATTACTTCCGCCCGTCACATTGTCCTAGATATTACAGGAAATACAATCAAATCTGTGTTGTCTAGAGCGGAAGGCGCTTCCCTAGGGTGCAAGCTCCGCGAGGAGCTATATCGGCTGCGTCATACCTCAGACAGCAGCAGTTGCGGTGGTGATAGTATCGTTTATAGCTACATTCCCTGCCGTGATCAACGGGAAAAGGAGGACGAAGAACTGTGGGTAGCCAACGAAGCTGCAGACCCCGAAGGTAGCCAGATCTTCCATGGAGTAGCACCTCCCCTCTTGCTTCCCCCGTGGGGCTGGGGCGACTCACTCGGAGGTGGGTCTGGCAAGCCAGAGCCAACAAAGCGCGGACCAGTCTGGGCTGAGCAGCTGCGGGCGCCGCACGTTTGTGTGACTGCTCCTTCGTGTGTGTCATCGCTCATGTGTACCCTGGCGCCTTCCCTCGCCGCCCCCGTTCCGGTGGGCACAGAAACCACTCAGCGCAAACACTACTCCACAAGACAGAGAGTAGTCGAACCTCAGATAATTACAGTCGTGGACGAGGAACCAAAGTACAAACAAAACTGGAACAAGCTCAACAATGGTGACACAGAAACCCAGAGTGAAAACCTCCAAACGTCCGGCACGACCAACATGCCCACCAAAAGATTTTCCTTCCTCATCAGGAGCAACAGCGTGAAAAAAGAGAGCGTCACCGATCCCAACTCGGTGCCCGCAGTCCGACAGCCAGTGACCCCTAGTGACCAAGCCATCCTCGACAAGCTGGCCACCCTCAACATAGAGGCGCCAGATATTGTGTTCAAACCCAGGACACGGTGCTCACTCTTCGAACCTCCCTGTGTTCGATGCGGAGAGCCCGTCTACCTTCAGGAGCGCACAGAGCCCACCCTTAGGCTCGTCTACCACAGTTCCTGCTTCAAGTGCCATAGATGTGGGGTTAGGCTCACGCTGAAGACGTTCTTTAGGAGCCCACTAGACTCTAAGGACAGCCGGGTGTTCTGTAAGAGTCACGTACCCTCGTTAGACCCAGGCCGGCTGGACCCAGGCCGACTGGACCCAGGCCGCCCCGACACATCTTCAGGCAAGAGCTCCCCTGACGGCACCAGACCAGACACTCACAGCGACACCTGCAGG